Below is a genomic region from Acinetobacter tibetensis.
TCCAATCACATCAAATAAATACAAAGCTCTCGCCATTGTTTCAGTGAATTTTTCAACAGACTCACCAGACATCAAGCCATAAAGCTTTGTTTGCAAATCATTCACATCACTTGATGCTTCAACCAATTCCATTAATTCTGATTCAGAAAATAGTGTTTTATCAATTTCAGAAATCTTTTCATCAATCTCTTGCTGATTAGCATCTAACCCCTGAACATCAGCTTTAAAGCTAAATGCACGTTTTGGTAATGCCGAGAATTGAGTGTTAGCCGGTAATTGCTTAATCTCTGCGATATCACCATCCTGTAAGCCGTATTCACGTTGAAAGTACTGCGGTGTCAGGTTAGCACCAGCATTCTTAAGGTGTGCATCACGCTCTGCTTGCTCTTTGTTGAGTGGTTTTGGCTTCTCACCAAGCATGACCTCATATTCACCCCAACCATTTAATACACAAAGTGCATTAACCACCGCCTGTAAAGTTGGCGTTACTAGTCGAATATCAGATCTAAGCTTATCCATTCGTACATTTTCATGCACCTGACCAAGACCGTAACTTCCCTTTCCATCAGTACCACTGGTGAGTGTCTGGCCTAATACAACTTTCTGAATCTGACGTACCAACTGATTGTTAAAAGACTCAAAAGCAGATCCAGCAGTACCGCTTGCACCTGAAGTACCCAAAACCTGCACATCATCTTCAACATCTATCGATAAAACACTCTGAGCATGAGCGGCCAATAATGCCTTACTCATATCTTCAGTTTCAGTGTTTTTACATTTACCAAGCAAAATTGGCGTACCAAAGCGCTCAAGAAATTTTGCCCAGAATTTGAAACCATTTTGCTTAAAAAAGAACAACCAATACAGTGTGGCCAACAATGCCTTACCATACGGCTGCTCAAAAGTAGCTTTACGACGCGTCAGGAAAAATTTAAAGATTTGATCAACTTCGCGCTCTGTATTTATCCCGTCTTGCCGATAGATCAATCGACCATCATTCTTAGGCTCAAACCATTGCATTGGCTTCTCGCCGATCCACTGAATACCTATATAACCTTCTGGCTTCAGCTCGTACACAGCTTCTTGGACAGAATAACCAAAGAACAATGCGCTTATAGCACCAGTAGCAATTTCATGAAACCATTCCTTTAATGCCAAATTCAGCATATCTGCTTCTTTTGTGTCGCTCGGCTCAATTCGAAACGGCGTTGCTAACAATGCATCTACACGGGTTTCAGTGGCCTGTGCAATCTCATCATCATCCAGCAACACACGCAATCTGTGACGGGAAATACCCGCTTTACGAAGCACTTCATCAGTATCTGGTTGCTTACCAAAATTCACTAAAAACTGTGTTACCGCTTCTTGAGTGTATAAGTTGCCATAAGACAAAGCCTTTTTTGACGCTTTGTCCTTTTTTGACTTTGCCATGTGTTTTCCTTTAGTAGGTTCTCGTTCCTGCACCAGAAGGTTTTTTACCAACTCTCGCTTCATTCAACTCATTAAATGCATCACTTCCAGCATCGACCTGATCGTCATGTTTGCCATTTGGAAAATTTCGCAACTCTTCAATGAATGCTTTATTCCAGTCTCCACGAAGCATTTTTACATTCCCGACGTTAACTTGGGCTGCAAAAGGCTGTGCACGAGTAATCTTGTCACCCGATACCGTTTCAGCCTTCACATTAAAACCAGATAGTTTAGTGATGAAGTTTTTAGCCTGTGATTTACCCGCTTGACCGGGATCCTGAGGTAATCTTATCGCTACAGGCTTTCCATCCAACTCTGCAGTCTGTGTAATACGCTTTTCAACACCGTCAGGCCCCAACTGCGCACGCTCTACATCAACAATATAGATATACCCATCTCGGCTTTTAGCTTCACGCACACCCACAGTGTAGTCGCCTTCATTTTCAGAAGATGCTAAATCCCAAGCACGAACCTCTTTCAGAATATCAGCAGGCAAGGCATCAACAATTTCAATATTGTCAGGCTTAAAAAAACCACCGGCTGGTGGTGATGGTCTTTGGCGATATTGCCCCGAGAAAACATACGGCGCTGCCAACTCCATTCGATTTAAAACTTCAATGGAGTGTTTTGCTGGCCATAATGCAGATCCATCTGGCTGAATGGCTGAAAGCTCTAAATGCTCCCATTCTTCACCATTACCCCCATCAAGCAACCACCCTGCCAAATCCTCTTCATGCAATCGCTGCATAATAACAATGATCGGCGTGTCAGGTGAGTTCGTGCGTGATTCCAATGTGTTCTGAAACCATTCAATCACACCTTTGCGAATCGTGTCTGACCGGGCTTCACTGGCTTTATGAGGGTCATCGATAATAATTGCACCACCAAAGGTGTCTCGAAACTTACCAGCACCAAAACCAGTAATCGTGCCGCCCGTACCCTGGGAGTAACACACACCACCTTTAGCGGTGCGCCAATCATCTTTAGCTTTACTATCATCACGTAGTGCAAAATCAGGAAACACCCGCTTATAAGCTGCTTCTTGTACTAAATTTCGTGTCTGAAAAGCGTTATTTGCAGCCAAAGTTGCAGAATAACTGACATGAATGAACTCACTGTCAGGCACTTTACCAAAGCACCATGCCATGAAATTAATTACTGCCAATTCAGTTTTAGAGTAGCGTGGTGGAATGTTAATGATTAGACGCTTGGTTTCACCCCGGAATACCTTCATCAGAGCATCACAAACCACCCTGTGGTGCCAATTATGCAGCCATTTATATTTACGGCGTTCCTTGAACATATAGCGAGAAAAGAAATATAGATCCTCTTGGGCTTCAATCTGAATTGCTAATTCGCGCTCAGCTTTAGTACTCATCTAAAACCTGCTCCCTAGCTTGCAGGTAGCCCTCTTTGGAAACAGTTGTTTGTACGGTTTCTAACGGCCCACCATCTTTACCAGTTATTTCAATCTTCTTCTCATAAAACCCTTTCACAATTTTTTGAATTTGATCTGAAAGCTTGATTGCATCACGGGTATTGCCTTGCTTTTTAATAAATAAAGCACTCAAGACTCTGAGCTGAACAATATCGTTTGCTGCTTCAATATTGTAGATCGGCTGATCAATGTATTTCTTTCGTGCTTCATGGAATAAATCCACAAACTCTTGTGATAAATCGGCACCTGCTGTCTTGGTTGGGTCGTAAGCTTCTACCTGTTGAGGAGTTACATCTATCTTAAAGTTTTCCTTGATAGCCACTACCACCTCAGTAGGTGTCATAAACTGTGCAAGTGACCGTACAATAAAGACTTTTTCTGCTTTTTTAAGCCTTGCCATAACTCACCATCCATCAAGGTACATCAAGGTAAGTGGGCAAAAAAATTTAACCGATGACACAGTTCCCACAACACGCAGCAATATTAGTTTCTGAAACAAACGGCGCATTCTTCGCAATTTCTAAAAGTCGTTTTACTGACTCGTCAGCACCCCATCGTTTTGTTTCACCAAAGAACACCTCAACATCGTGTCCAGCTAAATAGTGCTTAGGTAAGCCAGTGTTATCGCTAT
It encodes:
- a CDS encoding phage portal protein family protein, translated to MAKSKKDKASKKALSYGNLYTQEAVTQFLVNFGKQPDTDEVLRKAGISRHRLRVLLDDDEIAQATETRVDALLATPFRIEPSDTKEADMLNLALKEWFHEIATGAISALFFGYSVQEAVYELKPEGYIGIQWIGEKPMQWFEPKNDGRLIYRQDGINTEREVDQIFKFFLTRRKATFEQPYGKALLATLYWLFFFKQNGFKFWAKFLERFGTPILLGKCKNTETEDMSKALLAAHAQSVLSIDVEDDVQVLGTSGASGTAGSAFESFNNQLVRQIQKVVLGQTLTSGTDGKGSYGLGQVHENVRMDKLRSDIRLVTPTLQAVVNALCVLNGWGEYEVMLGEKPKPLNKEQAERDAHLKNAGANLTPQYFQREYGLQDGDIAEIKQLPANTQFSALPKRAFSFKADVQGLDANQQEIDEKISEIDKTLFSESELMELVEASSDVNDLQTKLYGLMSGESVEKFTETMARALYLFDVIGYVQRSK
- the terL gene encoding phage terminase large subunit, which gives rise to MSTKAERELAIQIEAQEDLYFFSRYMFKERRKYKWLHNWHHRVVCDALMKVFRGETKRLIINIPPRYSKTELAVINFMAWCFGKVPDSEFIHVSYSATLAANNAFQTRNLVQEAAYKRVFPDFALRDDSKAKDDWRTAKGGVCYSQGTGGTITGFGAGKFRDTFGGAIIIDDPHKASEARSDTIRKGVIEWFQNTLESRTNSPDTPIIVIMQRLHEEDLAGWLLDGGNGEEWEHLELSAIQPDGSALWPAKHSIEVLNRMELAAPYVFSGQYRQRPSPPAGGFFKPDNIEIVDALPADILKEVRAWDLASSENEGDYTVGVREAKSRDGYIYIVDVERAQLGPDGVEKRITQTAELDGKPVAIRLPQDPGQAGKSQAKNFITKLSGFNVKAETVSGDKITRAQPFAAQVNVGNVKMLRGDWNKAFIEELRNFPNGKHDDQVDAGSDAFNELNEARVGKKPSGAGTRTY
- a CDS encoding DUF2280 domain-containing protein, with translation MARLKKAEKVFIVRSLAQFMTPTEVVVAIKENFKIDVTPQQVEAYDPTKTAGADLSQEFVDLFHEARKKYIDQPIYNIEAANDIVQLRVLSALFIKKQGNTRDAIKLSDQIQKIVKGFYEKKIEITGKDGGPLETVQTTVSKEGYLQAREQVLDEY